From the genome of Alphaproteobacteria bacterium, one region includes:
- a CDS encoding methionine synthase, whose protein sequence is MLKTTITGSLPKPSWLAQPEKLWAPWAAEDPAQLLEAKHDAVRLAIRDQEQASIDIVTDGEQSRQHFVHGILEKIEGIDFDKKTRIGIRDDRYDADCPTVVSELKRSGSIHGDEVTFARAQTDHDLKFTMPGPMTIVDTLADEHYGDRPKMAMAFAEILNAEARELVTAGVNALQFDEPAFNVYLDAVPTWGVEALNRAVEGLDCTTAVHICYGYGIEANLQWKATLGDVWDQYEAILPALAGSDIDQVSLEFAGSRVPMEVIKLLDGKKDVLVGAIDVTTLTAESPEEVAAVIRHAMEFTSPERIFPCTNCGMVPLPREVSQGKLKALGAGAALVRAEI, encoded by the coding sequence ATGCTCAAGACCACAATTACCGGGAGCCTGCCCAAGCCGTCATGGCTGGCTCAGCCCGAAAAACTCTGGGCCCCATGGGCCGCGGAAGATCCGGCCCAGCTCCTGGAAGCCAAGCATGACGCCGTCCGCCTCGCGATCCGCGACCAGGAACAGGCCAGCATCGATATCGTGACGGACGGCGAGCAGTCCCGGCAGCATTTCGTCCACGGCATCCTCGAGAAGATCGAGGGCATCGATTTCGACAAGAAGACCCGGATCGGCATCCGCGACGACCGCTATGACGCCGACTGCCCGACCGTCGTTTCCGAACTGAAACGCTCAGGCTCCATTCACGGCGACGAGGTGACATTCGCCCGCGCCCAGACCGATCACGACCTTAAATTCACCATGCCCGGGCCGATGACCATCGTCGACACCCTGGCCGACGAGCATTACGGCGACCGGCCAAAGATGGCGATGGCGTTCGCGGAGATCCTCAACGCGGAAGCCAGGGAACTCGTCACCGCCGGGGTGAATGCCCTGCAGTTCGACGAGCCAGCCTTCAATGTCTATCTCGACGCGGTGCCGACCTGGGGTGTCGAGGCGCTCAACCGCGCCGTCGAAGGGCTCGACTGCACGACCGCCGTGCACATCTGCTACGGCTATGGGATCGAGGCGAACCTGCAATGGAAGGCCACGCTCGGCGATGTCTGGGACCAGTATGAGGCGATCCTGCCCGCACTTGCCGGCAGCGACATCGACCAGGTCTCGCTTGAGTTCGCGGGCTCGCGGGTGCCGATGGAAGTCATCAAGCTGCTCGACGGCAAGAAGGACGTGCTCGTCGGCGCCATCGACGTGACCACATTGACGGCAGAATCCCCCGAGGAGGTCGCCGCCGTAATCCGCCACGCGATGGAGTTCACCTCGCCCGAACGCATCTTCCCCTGCACCAATTGCGGCATGGTCCCCCTGCCCCGCGAGGTCTCGCAGGGCAAGCTCAAGGCGCTCGGCGCGGGCGCGGCACTGGTTCGCGCGGAAATCTGA
- a CDS encoding polysaccharide deacetylase family protein gives MSNQEPPKGWPEGKALAVSVNIMCEAWTDDASPGIGPMGNPLKAGHLDTQSRSWGEYGMTHGAPRLLDIVGELGVPCGTYASGIIAEKWPELLRRIDGDGHFIGAHAWMQNNLPVYQERAEEEAELKKGAALFADVVGKAPKGFASPRGTPSPNTAELLVENGFAWHIDYFNTDLPYRIDTKAGPLAAIPFTMEINDLPLYMRYGNPPQAYSDVLKRIVEKYDTIGRPPAVIDITAHAHVFGRPYGAIEFRAAIEAVMNVDWVWMTTHKELAGVVHAG, from the coding sequence ATGTCCAATCAAGAACCGCCGAAGGGCTGGCCCGAAGGCAAGGCGCTCGCCGTCTCCGTCAACATCATGTGCGAGGCGTGGACCGATGACGCATCGCCCGGCATCGGCCCCATGGGCAACCCCCTGAAGGCGGGGCATCTGGACACGCAATCACGCTCCTGGGGCGAGTACGGCATGACCCATGGCGCACCGCGCCTGCTCGATATCGTCGGCGAGCTGGGCGTGCCCTGCGGCACCTATGCCAGCGGTATCATCGCCGAGAAGTGGCCCGAGCTGTTGCGCCGGATCGACGGCGACGGGCACTTCATCGGCGCCCATGCCTGGATGCAGAATAATCTGCCGGTCTATCAGGAGCGCGCCGAGGAAGAGGCCGAGCTGAAAAAGGGTGCCGCGCTGTTCGCAGACGTGGTCGGCAAGGCGCCCAAGGGGTTCGCGAGCCCGCGCGGCACGCCGAGCCCGAACACGGCCGAGCTGCTGGTCGAAAACGGCTTTGCCTGGCACATCGACTATTTCAACACCGACCTGCCGTATCGGATCGATACCAAGGCCGGGCCGCTGGCCGCGATCCCGTTCACCATGGAGATCAACGACCTGCCGCTCTACATGCGCTACGGCAACCCGCCCCAGGCCTATTCCGATGTGCTGAAGCGCATCGTCGAGAAGTACGACACGATCGGCCGCCCGCCTGCCGTGATCGACATCACCGCCCACGCCCATGTCTTCGGCCGGCCCTATGGCGCGATCGAGTTCAGGGCCGCGATCGAGGCGGTGATGAATGTGGACTGGGTTTGGATGACGACCCATAAAGAGCTCGCGGGCGTCGTCCACGCAGGATAG
- a CDS encoding glucose 1-dehydrogenase, with the protein MRLEGKSAIVTGSGSGFGEGIARTLAREGTAVIVNDVNKDGGNRVVAEITDAGGRAVFSHADVTGAGAVQAMVDQAVEAFGGLDILVNNAGVSHKRKPMLDVTEDELDRILAVNLKGLFHTANAAIPAMRKNGSGAIINIASTGAVRPRPGLTWYNATKGAVTTLTKSMAVELADDKIRVNAVNPVAGDTPLLATFLGEDTPENRDAFRQTVPLGRLSTPEDVANAVLFLASDEAELITGVCLEVDGGRCI; encoded by the coding sequence ATGCGGCTCGAAGGAAAATCAGCGATCGTGACCGGTTCGGGCTCGGGCTTCGGCGAAGGCATTGCCAGGACTCTGGCCCGCGAGGGCACCGCAGTGATCGTCAATGACGTCAACAAAGACGGGGGAAACCGGGTGGTCGCGGAGATCACTGACGCGGGCGGCCGCGCGGTTTTTAGTCACGCCGATGTGACCGGTGCGGGCGCGGTACAGGCCATGGTCGATCAGGCAGTCGAGGCCTTCGGCGGGCTGGATATCCTGGTCAACAACGCCGGCGTTTCTCACAAGCGCAAGCCCATGCTCGACGTCACCGAAGACGAGCTCGACCGCATCCTCGCGGTCAACCTGAAGGGGTTGTTCCACACGGCCAACGCCGCAATCCCCGCGATGCGCAAGAATGGCAGCGGCGCGATCATCAACATCGCCTCGACGGGCGCGGTGCGCCCGCGCCCAGGCCTCACCTGGTACAACGCGACCAAGGGCGCGGTGACGACCCTCACCAAGTCGATGGCCGTCGAACTCGCCGACGACAAGATCCGGGTGAATGCGGTGAACCCGGTGGCGGGCGACACGCCCCTGCTGGCGACGTTCCTGGGCGAGGACACGCCGGAGAACCGCGATGCGTTTCGCCAGACCGTACCGCTGGGCCGCCTCTCCACGCCGGAAGACGTAGCGAATGCGGTGTTGTTCCTCGCCTCCGACGAGGCCGAACTGATCACCGGTGTTTGTCTCGAAGTCGACGGCGGGCGATGTATCTAG
- a CDS encoding D-glycerate dehydrogenase, whose translation MPALYWGGMVQASPKMPAAKPAIAAEPERMNDKPKILVTRRHFAATEDRLAADYDAVINEDDHIMDADELVAGAVGMDALLICVTEPMDAATIDRLPDSVRAILTLSVGLDHVDTDAAKARGVAVLNTPDAVTNPTAEIGMLLLLGAARRATEGAAMMRAGEWTSWSPRQMIGKEITGSALGVLGMGRIGRTVADRARAFDMTIRYHNRTRLPFEQEKSASYFTSIEGLLPESPFFMICAPSTPETRGFLNAERIALLPDGAIVVNIARGELVDDDALVDALRSGKVAAAGLDVFNGEPNGIHPAYLELPNVFMTPHIGSGAERSRAAMGDMLLDGLDFLLAGEMVPNRVV comes from the coding sequence TTGCCCGCACTCTACTGGGGTGGGATGGTGCAGGCATCACCGAAAATGCCGGCCGCGAAGCCGGCGATTGCAGCAGAGCCTGAGCGGATGAACGACAAGCCGAAAATTCTTGTAACCCGGCGCCACTTCGCAGCGACAGAGGACCGGCTCGCCGCCGACTATGATGCGGTGATCAATGAAGACGACCACATCATGGACGCCGACGAACTGGTTGCGGGTGCTGTTGGGATGGACGCGCTGCTGATCTGCGTGACCGAGCCGATGGACGCCGCGACCATTGACCGGCTGCCCGACAGCGTGCGGGCGATTCTTACCCTGTCCGTCGGTCTCGATCATGTGGACACGGACGCGGCCAAGGCGCGGGGTGTCGCGGTGCTGAATACGCCCGACGCGGTGACAAACCCGACGGCGGAGATCGGCATGCTGTTGCTTCTGGGTGCCGCACGGCGTGCGACGGAGGGCGCCGCGATGATGCGGGCCGGCGAATGGACCAGCTGGTCGCCCCGCCAGATGATCGGCAAGGAGATCACCGGCTCGGCGTTGGGAGTCCTCGGCATGGGCCGGATCGGCCGGACGGTCGCGGACCGGGCGCGGGCCTTCGACATGACGATCCGCTATCACAACCGCACCCGGTTGCCCTTCGAACAGGAGAAGAGCGCGAGTTATTTCACCAGCATCGAGGGTTTGCTGCCCGAGAGTCCGTTCTTCATGATCTGCGCGCCCTCGACCCCCGAGACGAGAGGTTTTCTCAACGCCGAGCGGATCGCGCTGTTGCCGGATGGCGCGATCGTCGTGAATATCGCCCGCGGTGAACTGGTCGACGATGACGCGCTGGTCGATGCCCTGCGATCCGGCAAGGTCGCGGCGGCGGGGCTGGATGTCTTCAATGGCGAACCGAACGGCATCCATCCGGCCTATCTCGAATTGCCCAACGTGTTCATGACGCCGCATATCGGCAGCGGTGCCGAGCGCTCGCGCGCGGCGATGGGCGATATGCTGCTTGACGGGCTCGACTTTCTTCTCGCGGGCGAAATGGTCCCCAACCGGGTTGTCTGA
- a CDS encoding DMT family transporter, with protein sequence MSDAFAKLPAPIRGAIWMLGASLFFGTHGVWVRFAVDAGADPLIISFWRSLVLLGLILPWIIVHRRTALRSAHPTGQLLRVAFSMTGLILLVTAQANLPLAEVSALTFAAPLFGMMGAALFLGEVVRARRWIATLVGFAGVWIVLRPGVSDVNPLFALPLISAVFIAGSNLLIRYLSKDDAPTTTVAWLAIGSVPFTLVPALFAWAWPTPMALFWMAMLGAVGLGAHICLVRAFTAAEASAVLSYDYSRLIFTSSLGFLIFAEVPTIWTWVGGAVIVGAVVYIARQERKAADRDS encoded by the coding sequence TTGTCTGACGCCTTCGCCAAACTGCCCGCACCGATACGCGGTGCGATCTGGATGCTGGGCGCATCGTTGTTTTTTGGCACCCATGGTGTGTGGGTTCGCTTCGCCGTGGATGCGGGCGCCGACCCGTTGATCATTTCTTTCTGGCGTTCGCTGGTGCTGCTCGGGCTGATCCTGCCTTGGATCATTGTCCACCGGCGCACCGCGCTGCGTTCGGCGCACCCGACCGGCCAGCTGCTACGCGTTGCCTTCTCCATGACGGGGCTCATTCTGCTGGTCACCGCCCAGGCCAATCTGCCCCTTGCCGAGGTCTCGGCGCTGACATTTGCTGCACCCCTGTTCGGGATGATGGGCGCCGCGCTTTTTCTCGGCGAGGTGGTGCGGGCCCGGCGCTGGATCGCGACACTGGTGGGTTTCGCCGGGGTCTGGATCGTGTTGCGCCCGGGCGTGTCAGACGTCAATCCGCTGTTTGCGCTGCCGCTGATCTCGGCGGTGTTCATCGCCGGATCGAACCTGTTGATTCGATACCTGTCCAAGGATGACGCGCCGACAACGACCGTCGCCTGGCTGGCGATCGGATCGGTGCCATTCACCCTGGTGCCGGCGCTGTTTGCCTGGGCGTGGCCGACGCCGATGGCCCTGTTCTGGATGGCGATGCTGGGCGCGGTGGGGCTGGGTGCGCATATCTGCCTCGTGCGCGCCTTCACGGCGGCGGAGGCGTCGGCGGTGCTGTCCTATGATTATTCCCGACTGATTTTTACATCGTCGCTGGGGTTTCTGATCTTTGCCGAGGTGCCGACTATCTGGACCTGGGTCGGCGGGGCCGTGATCGTCGGCGCGGTAGTCTACATCGCCCGGCAGGAGCGCAAAGCCGCCGACCGCGATTCATAG
- a CDS encoding transketolase: protein MPRRKADPRTILSNVDIPTLEALERKILWLSSWMIHNANHLRENHDGLKVGGHQSSCASAATLLTALYLHSLRAEDRVAVKPHASPVFHAIQYLLGRQDLAKLQDFRALGGAQSYPSRTKDTDDVDFSTGSVGLGVGATLFGAMVRDYVHHHGMAEGRPNGRLVALMGDAELDEGNVFEALLEGWKHDVRNLWWVIDYNRQSLDGVVHDYLFQRIKDFFGTVGWNVVELKYGKLQEAAFQLPGGDALRNWIDECPNQLYAALTYQGADAWRTHLKTDIGRVKGVKALLDDHDDDALQRLMTNLGGHDMAATLEAFADVGDDDTPQCFVAYTIKGFNTPLAGHKDNHSGLMNPDQMAAFKTSHAIRDGHEWDLAEGLDLSEDAIRAFLSDVPFAQRPHPDPSPKIPVAALPAPSDKRMSTQEAFGQILNDLGRGDSELASRIVTTTPDVTVTTNMAGWVNQRGLFHHEDTADVFRDEKVPSAFKWSMSPEGQHIELGIAENNLFLLLAAAGLSDKLFGARLLPVGALYDPFIARGLDSLNYACYQDARFMVVATPSGITLAPEGGAHQSINSPLIGLSQPGLTSFEPAYADELAHIMQWGFGHMQADDGGSVYLRLSTLAIDQPTRDFAPVADDVLAGAYWLREPAPDAELAIAYTGVVAPEVIAAHDALLEDIPGAGLLAVTSADRLYANWQAATHAHARGPDVAPSHIDNLLGRLAPDAGIVTVLDGHPATLAWLGGVASHDVAALGVESFGQSGNLADLYRTHGIDADAILDGAAAVITKRMRKRGDVQHMAAE from the coding sequence ATGCCCCGCCGCAAAGCCGACCCCAGGACGATCCTCTCGAATGTGGACATCCCGACCCTCGAGGCCCTCGAGCGCAAAATCCTCTGGCTCTCGTCATGGATGATCCACAACGCCAACCATCTGCGTGAGAACCATGACGGGCTGAAGGTCGGCGGCCATCAATCGTCCTGCGCCTCCGCGGCGACGCTCCTGACGGCACTCTATCTCCATAGTCTGCGCGCCGAAGACCGGGTCGCGGTGAAGCCCCACGCCTCGCCGGTATTTCACGCGATCCAGTATCTGCTGGGCCGCCAGGACCTGGCCAAGCTTCAGGATTTCCGCGCGCTCGGCGGCGCCCAGTCCTACCCGTCGCGGACCAAGGACACCGACGACGTGGACTTCTCCACCGGCTCCGTCGGTCTCGGGGTCGGCGCCACGCTTTTCGGGGCGATGGTGCGCGACTATGTGCATCATCACGGCATGGCCGAGGGCCGCCCGAACGGCCGGCTGGTCGCGCTCATGGGCGACGCGGAGCTGGACGAAGGCAACGTCTTCGAAGCGCTGCTCGAAGGCTGGAAGCACGACGTACGCAATCTGTGGTGGGTGATCGACTACAACCGCCAGAGCCTCGACGGGGTCGTGCACGATTATCTGTTCCAGCGCATCAAGGACTTCTTCGGCACCGTCGGCTGGAACGTGGTCGAACTGAAATACGGCAAGCTGCAGGAGGCCGCGTTCCAATTGCCCGGCGGCGATGCGCTGCGTAATTGGATCGACGAATGTCCGAACCAGCTTTACGCCGCGCTGACGTATCAGGGTGCCGATGCCTGGCGGACCCATCTGAAAACAGACATCGGACGGGTGAAAGGCGTCAAGGCGCTGCTCGACGACCATGACGACGACGCCCTGCAGCGCCTGATGACCAATCTCGGCGGCCACGACATGGCCGCCACCCTCGAGGCCTTCGCGGATGTCGGCGACGACGACACGCCGCAATGCTTCGTCGCGTATACGATCAAGGGTTTCAACACCCCGCTGGCCGGCCACAAGGACAATCACTCCGGCCTGATGAACCCGGACCAGATGGCGGCCTTCAAGACGAGCCACGCCATCCGCGACGGCCATGAATGGGACCTCGCCGAGGGGCTCGACCTGTCCGAGGACGCCATCCGCGCTTTCCTGTCCGACGTGCCGTTCGCCCAGCGGCCCCATCCCGATCCCAGCCCGAAGATTCCCGTCGCGGCGCTGCCCGCCCCCAGCGACAAGCGCATGTCGACCCAAGAGGCGTTCGGGCAGATCCTCAACGATCTTGGCCGGGGCGACAGCGAACTGGCGAGCCGGATCGTCACCACCACCCCCGACGTCACGGTCACGACCAATATGGCCGGGTGGGTCAACCAGCGCGGGCTGTTCCACCACGAAGACACCGCAGACGTATTCCGTGACGAGAAGGTGCCCTCGGCGTTCAAATGGTCGATGAGCCCCGAGGGCCAGCATATCGAGCTCGGCATCGCGGAGAACAACCTGTTCCTGTTGCTCGCCGCGGCAGGCCTCTCGGACAAGCTGTTCGGCGCCCGGCTGCTGCCGGTGGGCGCGCTGTATGACCCGTTCATCGCGCGCGGCCTCGATTCCCTGAACTACGCCTGTTACCAGGACGCCCGTTTCATGGTCGTCGCGACCCCATCGGGGATCACGCTCGCGCCGGAAGGCGGCGCCCACCAGTCGATCAACTCGCCCCTGATCGGCCTTTCCCAGCCGGGCCTCACATCGTTCGAACCCGCCTATGCCGACGAACTTGCCCACATCATGCAGTGGGGCTTCGGACATATGCAGGCCGACGACGGTGGTTCTGTCTATCTACGGCTTTCGACCCTGGCCATCGACCAGCCCACGCGCGACTTCGCACCCGTCGCCGACGACGTTCTCGCCGGCGCCTATTGGCTGCGCGAACCCGCACCCGACGCGGAACTCGCGATCGCCTACACCGGCGTCGTCGCACCGGAAGTGATCGCCGCCCATGACGCGTTGCTGGAGGATATCCCCGGCGCCGGGCTGCTGGCGGTCACATCGGCCGACCGGCTCTACGCGAATTGGCAGGCGGCGACCCACGCCCATGCACGCGGACCAGACGTCGCGCCGTCCCATATCGACAACCTGCTGGGCCGGCTCGCCCCGGACGCCGGTATCGTAACCGTGCTCGACGGGCATCCCGCGACCCTGGCCTGGCTGGGCGGGGTCGCCAGCCATGACGTCGCAGCGCTGGGGGTCGAAAGCTTCGGCCAATCCGGCAACCTGGCCGACCTCTACCGGACCCACGGGATCGACGCCGACGCCATCCTCGACGGCGCGGCGGCGGTTATCACCAAGCGCATGCGCAAGCGTGGCGACGTGCAGCACATGGCCGCCGAATAG
- a CDS encoding Lrp/AsnC family transcriptional regulator yields MPINDLDTIDRNILDTLQADARMANADLARKVHLSPSPCLRRVRNLEKEGYIRRYAALLDPAAIGLPVSVFVQVSLERQVDNALEEFERRIVERPEVMECYLMTGDSDYLLRVVAPDLDSFQHFLLEHLTRIPGVASIKSSFALKQVSYRTALPLGHIAGDGRATG; encoded by the coding sequence ATGCCAATAAATGATCTCGATACGATTGATCGAAACATTCTCGATACACTCCAGGCCGACGCGCGCATGGCCAATGCGGACCTCGCCCGGAAGGTGCATCTGTCGCCGTCGCCCTGCCTGCGTCGGGTCCGCAACCTTGAGAAAGAGGGATATATCCGGCGCTACGCCGCGCTGCTCGACCCGGCCGCCATCGGCCTGCCGGTGAGCGTCTTTGTGCAGGTGTCTCTGGAGCGCCAGGTCGACAATGCGCTGGAGGAATTCGAGCGGCGGATCGTCGAACGACCCGAAGTCATGGAGTGCTATTTGATGACCGGCGATAGCGACTATCTGCTGCGGGTGGTGGCGCCTGACCTGGACTCGTTCCAGCATTTCCTGCTGGAGCATCTGACCAGAATCCCCGGCGTGGCGAGCATCAAGTCGAGCTTCGCGCTGAAGCAGGTCAGCTATCGCACCGCGCTGCCGCTGGGGCACATCGCCGGAGACGGGCGCGCGACCGGGTAA